A stretch of the Hydra vulgaris chromosome 09, alternate assembly HydraT2T_AEP genome encodes the following:
- the LOC136085571 gene encoding uncharacterized protein LOC136085571 — translation MKKWRDILKVIVDAILFCAKNNLALRGSTEVIGEQNSGIFLNLIELISHYYPLVAEHIASVKAKKTTTSYFSPQIQNELIELLGQKVRNEILSNVREAKYHSVLFDCTPDASHKEQMTQIIRYVHNTEKTCTIEESFVDFIESHEKTGKGLAAEITEKLEKDGLSISDCRGQGYDNGANMSGKYNGVQAHIHSLNEFARFVPF, via the coding sequence ATGAAAAAGTGGAGAGATATCTTGAAAGTGATTGTTGATGCAATTTTGTTCTGTGCCAAGAACAATCTTGCCCTTCGGGGTTCAACAGAAGTAATTGGAGAGCAAAACAGTGGCATCTTTCTGAACTTAATTGAGCTGATAAGCCATTATTATCCTTTAGTGGCTGAACACATTGCATCCGTTAAGGCAAAGAAAACCACAACATCCTACTTTTCTCCTCAAATTCAAAATGAGCTGATTGAATTACTTGGGCAGAAAGTCAGGAATGAAATTTTGTCAAATGTCAGAGAAGCTAAATACCACTCTGTTTTGTTTGACTGCACTCCAGATGCCTCCCACAAAGAGCAGATGACCCAAATAATCAGGTATGTCCACAACACTGAGAAAACCTGTACAATTGAGGAAAGCTTTGTGGACTTCATTGAATCTCACGAAAAAACTGGAAAGGGCCTTGCAGCTGAAATCACCGAAAAACTGGAGAAGGATGGCCTGAGCATTTCTGATTGTCGGGGCCAAGGTTACGACAATGGAGCCAATATGTCTGGAAAATATAATGGCGTCCAAGCTCACATCCATTCTCTAAATGAGTTTGCAAGATTTGTTCCATTTTGA
- the LOC136085572 gene encoding uncharacterized protein LOC136085572 codes for MKEYTLSLNVKSEKYNQDLKSVFHLTLGNDFGAYDEKNQAIWTYNNYSLVSFTTDSCNVSYIKTKIPCMLDQLYFFKIYINLQDDFFSDLRIINGKAEYLVGNIPTSLVNKKIIAEIPKLEKEYFISFDIYPNNFVFDEVNILYFLADSNNNTFGISFHENGDGKLKIYTPIIDDQGFIFFITNPIGIHVWSNIEVCQIMKDTSYIFTIRINGELVFSKINNQTQNFDNVHVYASFKWLNIYESLIKNLFIINGISNRSLQTIVVQPKDYINNRKEFPLIRGLFLGTIRVLKKIFSVSFKVKATKFIKGKKNVLHLTFGKYCGSYSDRSLGVWYHEDGSGKLSIIASVNGNDNYFIETPPLKLGEWSFVKIFQVFEENKYWLYVDLNGFIVHKIENYEVRDFKIVKVYASDLWYDAQNGAIAELLIVNGLPEYIVSNYHLTSLIMGKIIAVIPKLEKEYLLSFDLTLNKYVPGMHGIIYFSLESGDGVFGIWYYQEGKLLIVTPLNDYLTTFPNNRYIIISSELSLWMNIGIVQILKEKSFVYTIRVNGEVIFSEINKHS; via the exons ATGAAGGAGTATACTTtatctttaaatgtaaaatccGAAAAATACAATCAggatttaaaaagtgtttttcatttaactttggGTAATGATTTTGGAGCTtatgatgaaaaaaatcaaGCCATTTGGACCTACAATAACTACTCCTTAGTTAGTTTTACTACAGATAGTTGTAATGTTTcatacattaaaacaaaaattccttGTATGTTagatcaattgtatttttttaaaatatatataaatttacaagaCGATTTCTTTTCAGATCTACGAATCATTAATGGAAAAGCTG aGTACCTTGTTGGTAACATCCCCACTTCCTtagtcaacaaaaaaataattgctgagATACCAAAACTTGAAAaggaatattttatttcatttgatatTTATCCTAACAACTTTGTTTTTGATGAAGTTAATATTCTTTACTTTCTTGCTGATTCTAATAATAATACCTTTGGCATTTCGTTTCATGAAAATGGCGATGGCAAACTTAAAATTTACACTCCTATTATTGATGatcaaggttttatttttttcattaccaATCCTATTGGAATACATGTATGGTCAAACATTGAAGTGTGTCAAATTATGAAAGATACATCTTATATATTCACAATCAGAATTAATGGAGAACttgtattttctaaaattaataatcaaactCAAAACTTTGATAATGTGCATGTTTATGCTTCATTTAAATGGTTGAATATTTATGAAAGCttgataaaaaacttgtttataataaatggaatttcaa ATAGGAGTTTGCAAACCATAGTTGTTCAGCCTaaag attatATCAACAACAGAAAAGAATTTCCTTTGATTCGGGGTTTGTTCCTTGGAACTATTAGAGTTTTAAAGAAGATTTTCTCTGTGTCTTTTAAAGTAAAGGCAACAAAGTtcattaaaggtaaaaaaaatgtgcTTCATTTAACTTTTGGTAAATATTGCGGATCATATAGTGACAGAAGTTTGGGTGTTTGGTACCATGAAGATGGCTCTGGAAAGCTTTCTATTATTGCTTCAGTAAATGGTAATGATAACTACTTCATTGAAACACCTCCTCTTAAATTAGGTGAATGGtcatttgtcaaaatatttcaagtttttgaagaaaataagtATTGGCTATATGTTGATTTAAATGGTTTCATTgttcataaaattgaaaattatgaagttagagattttaaaattgTGAAGGTATATGCATCTGATCTTTGGTATGATGCTCAAAATGGTGCAATTGCTgaacttttaattgttaatgGGTTACCTG AGTACATTGTTAGCAATTATCACCTCACTTCATTAATAATGGGTAAAATTATAGCTGTGATACCAAAGCTTgagaaagaatatttattatcatttgaTCTTACTCTTAATAAATATGTTCCTGGTATGCATGGTATTATTTATTTCTCTCTTGAATCTGGTGATGGAGTTTTTGGGATCTGGTATTACCAAGAgggaaaacttttaattgtgaCTCCACTTAATGATTACTTAACAACTTTTCCGAATAATCGCTACATTATCATAAGTTCAGAGTTATCATTATGGATGAACATTGGGATAGTTCAAATTCTAAAAGAAAAGAGTTTTGTATACACAATTAGAGTAAATGGAGAAGTAATCTTTTctgaaattaataaacattcttaa
- the LOC136085570 gene encoding zinc finger MYM-type protein 5-like, with translation MGNSEFLPEISEISATSGENFQHSDPATWPKMTDKTRCFLIQHGPEQERREFLPNTLSDFDNRMRHFSSKWYEKIHPNGEKFVRYWLLYSNKKDSLFCFCCLLFSTTKINNFSEISKGFCDWKKLNPRIPEHENSNEHQRCYSDWKNLEKISRKERPWILICRELSTER, from the coding sequence ATGGGCAACAGTGAATTTCTTCCTGAAATCTCAGAAATTTCAGCAACCTCAGGAGAAAACTTTCAACACAGTGATCCAGCTACATGGCCTAAAATGACAGATAAAACAAGGTGCTTTTTGATTCAGCATGGGCCGGAGCAAGAAAGAAGAGAATTTTTACCAAACACACTTAGTGACTTTGACAACAGAATGCGACACTTCAGCTCAAAATGGTATGAAAAAATTCATCCCAATGGTGAAAAATTTGTTCGCTACTGGCTGCTGTACAGTAACAAAAAagattctttgttttgtttttgctgtcTGCTATTTTCAACGAcaaaaatcaacaatttttcagaaatttcaaAAGGATTTTGTGACTGGAAAAAACTAAACCCAAGAATTCCAGAACACGAAAACAGCAATGAACACCAAAGATGCTACTCTGATTggaaaaatctggaaaaaatcTCAAGGAAGGAAAGACCTTGGATTCTGATCTGCAGAGAGTTATCAACGGAGAGATGA